From the genome of Methanoregula boonei 6A8:
CAAAAAAAGTCAAAGTGCCGAACCGTTCCGTGCGATCTGCAATCGAAAGCTGGGAGCCACCGGGATTTTTCGCCCGGTCTGACCTGACACTTCCGGATCTTTCCTATCTTCTCTGGTGCACCCAGGGTTTGCGAAAGATTGTAGCAGAGACGGTCCAGATAAGGAACAGCCCTTCCAGCGGTTCGCGTTACCCGCTTGAAACCTACTTTGTAGCAAGCGAGGTCGAAGGACTCGAGATGGGACTGTACCGCTACCTTCCCTCATCCCACAGCATTGTTGCCGAACGTATCGATTCCGGCCTCACGCTTGAGATGAGCACGGCAAGCATGAATTTCCGGATGGTGACAAGGGCAGCAGTTACCTTCCTCTGGGTGGCAGTTCCCTACCGGACGGTCTGGGCCCTTGGCAACCGCGGCTACAGAAGCGCTCTCATCGAGGCCGGCCATACCTGCCAGAACTTGATCCTTGCCGCTTCGTCCCTGGAGTACGGGGTCTGTCCTATCGATCTCTTCCATGACGAGATGATGGCAAAACTCGCTAAC
Proteins encoded in this window:
- a CDS encoding SagB/ThcOx family dehydrogenase — translated: MSNVGKDFMWGTRYPDFSTVDLVLRVPEPALEIPPREGQEIIKLPAPKKVKVPNRSVRSAIESWEPPGFFARSDLTLPDLSYLLWCTQGLRKIVAETVQIRNSPSSGSRYPLETYFVASEVEGLEMGLYRYLPSSHSIVAERIDSGLTLEMSTASMNFRMVTRAAVTFLWVAVPYRTVWALGNRGYRSALIEAGHTCQNLILAASSLEYGVCPIDLFHDEMMAKLANLDTETQWPIYLAAVGKTQENVTLG